The genomic region GAGATCTCATTTTTAGCTTGGTTGAAAGATGGTGTCCTCAGACTAACACATTTGTTTTTCCATGGGGTGAAGCTACTCTTACATTAGAGGATGTTTATGTCTTAGGTGGTTTTTCGCCTTTGGGGGTTTCGGTTTTGAGCAAGTCTTCTTTTGGGAAAGATGAAGAATTTGTTGAGAATgagttgattaaaataaataAGACATTTATGAAAGTTGACTGTTATGTGTCTCATTTAAGGTGGCAAGAGTATTTTAAAGGATGTGGTAATCCTAAGATGGAACATGCTGGTTTTCTGTGTCTTTGGCTCTCGCGCCATGTTTTTCCATCTAGGACACACACGGTTATTACTCCGGCTGTTTTTGCAATGGCGGCCAGGATAAGTTGTGGGGCTAAACTTGCGTTTGGCCCAGCGGTTTTGGCTTCCGTTTATGGGGACTTGACCTTGTTGAAAAGTAAGATTTTGGTTTGTGAAAGTTGTCATGGCTTGAAGTTGACATCACCATTGCACCTTGTTCAGGTTTGGGCTTGTGAGAGGTTTCCGTCACTAGGACCAGTTCCTAGGATGATTAATTGTGGAGAGACTAGGCTGGCGCGTTGGGCAAGTCATGCAAGGAAATTATATGACGGCATTGATGGTATTGGGATGTGTCTAGACTCGTCTAGGCAGACCTTTAGATGGCGcccatataccatgtcggttgCCAATTGGCCGTTACCTAGATTTTATGTCGATGCAGGAAAGTGGGTGGATGCGGCTTCCCACGAGAATTGGAAGTTATTCTCGAGGTGTTTGTTAGTTGGTCAATTGTTTGGATTAAACTGTGTTGAGGAGTATAACCCTCATAGAGTGGCTCTCCAATTCGGGTTTGATCAAGACATTCCAGAGTCCATTGATAGATCCAAGGCTAGTTGCAAACTTGGGTGGCTTGGGTATAAGAAGAATCTCAGAGGTTTGAAGTTACACATTCCTCCTCGATCGCACGAAGGAGATGTTACACGTCGGTACTTTGACTGGTGGAGGTCAGGGTCACATTCAGAAGATGAGGTGCGAGTTGGGTGTAAAAGGAAGAAGCGGCCTAGGAAGAGATCTAAGAAAATATCCAAAATTTGTGATAGAAGTAGTGAATTTGATGCTAGGGAAAATCAAATGGAAAAATCGCCACCTAGGGAGGAGTCATCTTCTCGAAATGTCCTGCAAGTTTGTAATCACACCAGGATGACTTGCGTGTTCCATATGAAGGTTGCGTCAATCTCACAGGAAGACACGAGTGCAGAGGAAGATGAGGTTATGACAGAAGATACAGGTGGGTGTGTCAGGGAAAATCCTATTGAAAAATTATTACCTAGTGATAAGTTTTCTCCTCGAAATGTGTTTCAAATCGGTAATGACATCCGTAGTAACTCACAAGAAGACCCGAGTACAGAGGAAGACGAGGTGGATGAGGTCCGATTTAGCGATCATAGTATGGGTGAGTGTAGTAATAATTCTGATCACAGTAGCTCTCACAATGAAGTGGAGGAAAATTTGATCAACATTTTATGCAGCAAATTAGCAGAAACCGAACTGAACATCCCATGTGAGGAAGCTGCAGGTTCAGATTTTCCTGCAAAACATCAGAATTTAGCGAATGAAGTTGGGAAAGTCAGACCAGAAGCGGGTTCCAAAAACTGTGAGGTCAATGTTAGAGACCAAAACGAGGAACATAATGTTGTTGAGCACCATGTGAATACGGAGGTGAAAGCATCAGGCTCCCTGCTAGCTGAAGATGATCCCACAAATCAGGCCGATATTCCTGTTGGCGGTCAGCTTGCTGTCAGTAATGATGACAACC from Silene latifolia isolate original U9 population chromosome 3, ASM4854445v1, whole genome shotgun sequence harbors:
- the LOC141646882 gene encoding uncharacterized protein LOC141646882 isoform X1 yields the protein MCSLATFFRKMAKEKSSEGSITEERVEFMVDPTATKVIKNPIKRTAFFLKPSLNPNALPPKLPKIQSFSSSSKPKLRYLCCSAPLEGWKTWVDKLEETHESVWRKARIFDAIKGSIYHIDKVRDLIFSLVERWCPQTNTFVFPWGEATLTLEDVYVLGGFSPLGVSVLSKSSFGKDEEFVENELIKINKTFMKVDCYVSHLRWQEYFKGCGNPKMEHAGFLCLWLSRHVFPSRTHTVITPAVFAMAARISCGAKLAFGPAVLASVYGDLTLLKSKILVCESCHGLKLTSPLHLVQVWACERFPSLGPVPRMINCGETRLARWASHARKLYDGIDGIGMCLDSSRQTFRWRPYTMSVANWPLPRFYVDAGKWVDAASHENWKLFSRCLLVGQLFGLNCVEEYNPHRVALQFGFDQDIPESIDRSKASCKLGWLGYKKNLRGLKLHIPPRSHEGDVTRRYFDWWRSGSHSEDEVRVGCKRKKRPRKRSKKISKICDRSSEFDARENQMEKSPPREESSSRNVLQVCNHTRMTCVFHMKVASISQEDTSAEEDEVMTEDTGGCVRENPIEKLLPSDKFSPRNVFQIGNDIRSNSQEDPSTEEDEVDEVRFSDHSMGECSNNSDHSSSHNEVEENLINILCSKLAETELNIPCEEAAGSDFPAKHQNLANEVGKVRPEAGSKNCEVNVRDQNEEHNVVEHHVNTEVKASGSLLAEDDPTNQADIPVGGQLAVSNDDNPFLALCVQYESRISRLEREISALCGINLT
- the LOC141646882 gene encoding uncharacterized protein LOC141646882 isoform X2, with the protein product MAKEKSSEGSITEERVEFMVDPTATKVIKNPIKRTAFFLKPSLNPNALPPKLPKIQSFSSSSKPKLRYLCCSAPLEGWKTWVDKLEETHESVWRKARIFDAIKGSIYHIDKVRDLIFSLVERWCPQTNTFVFPWGEATLTLEDVYVLGGFSPLGVSVLSKSSFGKDEEFVENELIKINKTFMKVDCYVSHLRWQEYFKGCGNPKMEHAGFLCLWLSRHVFPSRTHTVITPAVFAMAARISCGAKLAFGPAVLASVYGDLTLLKSKILVCESCHGLKLTSPLHLVQVWACERFPSLGPVPRMINCGETRLARWASHARKLYDGIDGIGMCLDSSRQTFRWRPYTMSVANWPLPRFYVDAGKWVDAASHENWKLFSRCLLVGQLFGLNCVEEYNPHRVALQFGFDQDIPESIDRSKASCKLGWLGYKKNLRGLKLHIPPRSHEGDVTRRYFDWWRSGSHSEDEVRVGCKRKKRPRKRSKKISKICDRSSEFDARENQMEKSPPREESSSRNVLQVCNHTRMTCVFHMKVASISQEDTSAEEDEVMTEDTGGCVRENPIEKLLPSDKFSPRNVFQIGNDIRSNSQEDPSTEEDEVDEVRFSDHSMGECSNNSDHSSSHNEVEENLINILCSKLAETELNIPCEEAAGSDFPAKHQNLANEVGKVRPEAGSKNCEVNVRDQNEEHNVVEHHVNTEVKASGSLLAEDDPTNQADIPVGGQLAVSNDDNPFLALCVQYESRISRLEREISALCGINLT